CCCCGCCGTTTCCTTCCGCGGGCTCGATGCGCGCGAATACTACTGGCAGGATTCAGGTCACCTCGCCGATTTCACGGGCACGGGCAACACGTTCGACGCACGCAGCCCCTACGTCGTCGACCTCGTCATGCGCTCGCTGAGGTTCTGGGCCAACACCGTGGGAGTCGACGGCTTCCGCTTTGACCTCGCGACGACCCTCGCCCGCACTGACCACGGCTTCGACCCGCGGCACCCGCTGCTCACCGCGATGCGTACCGACCCCGCGCTCGCGGGCATCAAGCTGATCGCGGAGCCGTGGGATGTGGGCAGCTTCGGCTGGCAAACGGGGAACTTCCCCGCAGGCATGAGCGAGTGGAACGATTCGTTCCGGGACGACATACGCGGATTTTGGCTCTCGAGCAATCGGGAGCTGAGCGAGCACGGGGCTCCGCAGCACCCGTATATTCGCGACCTCGCCACGCGGTTCGCGGGCTCCGCGGATGTGTTCCGCCGGGCTGATCCGCACGACCTTCCCCGAGGCCGCTCGATGCGCTCGCCACTTGCGTCCATCAACTTCGTGACCGCGCACGACGGTTTTACACTCGCCGATCTCACGACCTACAACGACAAACACAATGTCGACAACGGTGAGGACGGCCGGGATGGCACCGATAACAATCGCTCGTTCCACCACGGCACCGAAGGCCCCGATACCGCGCTGGACGCAGTGCGAGATCGAAGCGCACGCAACCTTCTCGCAACGCTCCTCACAAGCGCGGGAGTCCCCATGCTGACCGCCGGCGACGAACGCCTACGCACGCAAGCGGGCAACAACAACGCCTACTGCCACGACAGCGCTCTCACGTGGCTTTCGTGGGAGTCAAACGAGCGAGTGGAGCGCCACCTCACCTTCACAAAACAGGCCATCGCTGTGCGCCACTTGCTCAGCTCTCTTCGCCCCTCGACCTTCTTCGACGAAGCGAGCCTCAAGGATCGCGACTCGGGAGGTATCACGTGGCTCAAGGGCGATGCCTCCCCCATGGGCCACGCCGACTGGTTCAATCCCGAGCGCCGCCATTTGAGCATTGCCATTCCTCACCGCGACGGTCTCACCGTGGTGGTCATGAGCAACGAGCAGGGCCCACGAGAGGTGCAACTGCCCGCGAGCGCCTGGGGCGCGGGCCCGCTTCGAATCGCCCTCGACTCCTCGCTCGGCGGTGCACGCCTCGACGTCGAACACGAGCGTCTCCACCTCGATGGGCCCACGCTCGTCGTGGTCCAGTCCAACGGTTGGCGCTCGTCCACATCGCAGGCGGAATGTGCCGACAATCTCCCAGCGCATCCCGATAAACTTTGAGGCGCAGATCACGACCGGGCCGAGTTTGGGAGGCACAATGGCCACGAGGGCGAAAGCAGCGATGACCACCGGAATCGGGCGCATCCCGATCACGTCCGTTTCACCGAATGTCGACGGCGGTCGCTTCCCCGTCAAAGCGGTCGTGGGTGAGCGCGTTCGGGTGCACGCCACGAGCTTTCGCGAAGGCCACGATCAGATGGGCATGCAGCTTCTCGTGACCGACCCCGAGGGCGAGACACTGCGTTCCCCCATGGTGTGCACGAACCCCGGTCTCGACCACTGGGAAGGCAGCTTCCGCCCCGACCGCGAAGGGGAATGGTCCTACCGCGTGGAGTCGTTTGACGCCCCGTATCTCACGTGGGCCCATAACGCCGAGGTCAAAATCGCCGCGGGCATCGATGAGGAACTCATGTGCGCCGAAGGCGTGATCGTGCTGCGCGCCGCGCTTGCCGAGATCGCCAAGAAGAAAAGGCCGAAAGCCCATAAGGCGCGCCTCGAAGCGGCGATTGATGCCCTCACCAACACGAGCTTGCATCCGTCGGCCCGCATCGCCCCCGCGATCGCCGCCGATATGTACGAGGCGATGACCGAGTACCCCCTGCGTCGCTGGCCCACGCGCTCCACAAAAATCGCGGTGCGCGTTGAGCGCGAACGCGCACTCTACGGCTCGTGGTACGAGTTCTTCCCGCGGTCCGAAGGCGCGCGCTTTGACCCCGAGCGGGGTGGCTGGGTCTCCGGCACCTTCGAAAGCTCTCTCCCGCAACTCGAGCGCATCAAACGCATGGGCTTTGACGTTGCCTACCTCACCCCAATCCATCCGATCGGCACGACCCACCGCAAGGGTCGCAATAACACGCTCGAGGCACTCGAGGGAGATCCGGGCTCGCCTTACGCGATCGGCTCTTCCGACGGCGGCCACGAAGCCATCCATCCCGACCTCGGCACAATTGAGGATTTCGACCGCTTTGTTGCGCACGCGAAGAGTCTCGGGCTGGAGGTGGCCCTCGATATCGCGCTCCAGTGCTCACCCGATCACCCGTGGGTGAAAGAGCATCCCGAGTGGTTCGTTGTGCGTGCGGACGGATCGATTGCGTACGCGGAGAATCCCCCGAAGAAGTACCAGGATATTTACCCGCTCAGTTTCGACACCGACTACCGGGGGCTCTACAACGCCATCCGCGATGTGCTGGAGTACTGGATCTCTCACGGCGTGACCCTCTTCCGCGTGGATAACCCGCACACCAAGCCCGTGCGTTTTTGGGAGGAGCTTCTCGCGGAGTTCCGCGAAACCCACCCCGAAGTGCTCTTCCTCGCCGAGGCGTTCACGAAGCCGGCAATGATGCACACGCTCGCGAAGGTTGGCTACCACCAGTCGTACACGTACTTTGCGTGGCGCCACAGCCCCGAGGAGCTGCGCGAGTACATGGAGGAGCTCAAGGCCTCCGCGCACTACATGCGCCCCAGCTTCTGGCCCACGACTCACGACATCTTGACGCCGTTTATGTCGAATGGCGGCTGGAACGCGTTCCGCCTCCGCGCGATCCTCGCGGCCACCCTCTCGCCCACGTGGGGCATCTATTCCGGCTTCGAGCTCGTGGAGAGCGCGCCGCGGCCGGGGGCGCAGGAGAACATCGACAACGAGAAGTACGAATACAAGCCTCGCGACTACGAGGGCGCATTGAACTCGGGTCGTTCGCTCGAGCCGCTCCTCACTCGCCTCAACGAGGTTCGCCGGGCCCACCCTGCGCTTCAGACTCTTACGACGACCCGCTTCCACGGCTCCGACGACGACCGCGTGCTCGTGTTCTCGAAGCACGTCGAAGGCCGAGACACCGAGAACGGTCTGGATGACACGATCATCGTCGTCTCGATGACCGAGGCGCAGGGCGGCACGTCGACGTGGGTGCACATCGACACCGAGGCGCTCAACATCCACTCCGACTACATGGTCGAAGATCTCCTCACGGGCGAGCAATTCCTGTGGGATCGCGACAACTACGTCGAGCTGAGCGCCGACTACCGCCCCGCCCATATCCTCCGCGTTATTCGCTACTGAGCGCCGTCACCAAAGGAGATAGACATGAGCGCAACGACTCCCCTCCTCCCCGCGAGCGAGCACGAACTCGGCTCGGTCGCGACCGGCTCGTATTATTCGCCGCACTCGATCCTCGGCCTTCACGAGTACGAGGGCGGGTACACGATCCGCACTCTCAAGCCGTTCGCCGACAAGGTCGAAGCCCTCGTGCGGCTCGAGAATGGTGAGCGGCTCGAGATTGAGCTCGCCCACGAGTACAACGGCATCTTTAGCGGCGCCTTCGAGGCCCCCGATTCACCAATCGTGCTGCACCGCTTGCGCGTGACGTGGCCGGGCGGCGGCACGGAAATCGTGGACGATCCCTACCGTTTCCTCCCCACCATCAGCGACTTCGATCTGCATCTCATTCGGGAGGGCCGCCACGAAGAGCTGTGGCGCGCGCTCGGCGCACACGTGCGTACTCTCGACGGTATCCAGGGCACGAGCTTTACCGTGTGGGCCCCGAATGCCGCCGCCGTCCAGGTGATCGGCGACTTTAACGGTTGGAATGGCCGCCGCACCTCGATGCGTTCGCTCGGCGATTCGGGCGTGTGGGAGATCTTCTTGCCTGGCGTGCGCGCGGGCGCGGTCTACAAGTTCCGCATCCTCGGCGCCGACAAGGTGTGGCGCGAGAAGGCCGACCCGATGGCGCGGCTCGCCGAGGTCCCGCCCGCAACGGGCAGCGTCGTGGTCGACTCGGATTTCGAATGGAGCGATGATGCGTTCCTCGCCGAACGTGCCGCGAAAAACCCACTCGAATCGCAAATGTCGATCTACGAGGTGCACCTCGCCTCGTGGCGCCCCTACACCTCGTACCGCGATGTTGCCGAGCCTCTCGTGGAGTACGTCAAGGGCATGGGATACACGCACGTCGAGTTCCTTCCGCTTGCCGAGCACCCCTTCGGCGGCTCGTGGGGCTATCAGGTCACGGGCTACTATGCGCCGACCTCGCGTCTTGGCCACCCCGATGACCTGCGCTATCTCATCAACGCGCTCCACGAGGCCGGGATCGGCGTCATCATGGACTGGGTTCCCGCGCACTTTCCGAAGGATGAATGGGCGCTCGCCCGCTTCGACGGCACCGCGCTCTATGAACACGCCGATCCGCGCAAGGGTGAACACCCTGATTGGGGCACCTACATCTTTGATCTCGGCCGCACCGAGGTGCGTAACTTCCTCGTCGCGAACGCGTGCTACTGGCTCGAGGAATTTCACGTTGATGGCCTCCGCGTCGATGCCGTGGCGTCGATGCTCTACCTCGACTACTCACGCAACGAAGGCGAATGGATCCCGAACGAATACGGCGGGCGCGAGAACCTTGAGGCGATCGACTTCCTCAAGGAGGTCAACGCGACCGCGTACAAGCGTGCTCCCGGCATCACGATGATTGCCGAGGAGTCCACGTCGTTCCCGGGCGTCACGAAGCCCACTGACCAGGGTGGTCTCGGTTTCGGCTTCAAGTGGAACATGGGCTTTATGCACGACACGCTCGAGTACCTCGGCCAGGATCCGATCTACCGCCAGTACCGCCACCACGAGCTCACATTCGCGATGGTCTACCAGTATTCGGAGAACTTCATTCTGCCGATCTCCCACGACGAGGTCGTGCACGGCAAAGCCCCGCTCTTGCGGAAGGCCCCCGGCGATGATTGGCAGCAGGCCGCGAATCTGCGCGCCTACTTGAGCCTCATGTGGGCGCACCCTGGCAAGCAGCTTCTCTTCATGGGCTGCGACTTCGCGCAAGGTACGGAGTGGAACGAAAACCAGGCCCTCCCGTTCTGGCTGCTTGATTTCCCGCTTCACCAGGGCGTGAATGATTACGTGCGCGACCTCAATCGCGTGCAGCGCACCTACCCGGCACTCTTTGAGCTCGATCAGGAGGGCGCGGGATTCCGCTGGCTCGATGCCGATGCCGCGGGCCACAACCTCGTGGCATTCGCGCGCTACGACCGCGAAGGAAATCCCGTTGTCGCGATCATCAACTTCTCCCCCGAGCCCTGGCGCGCCTTCCGCATTGGGCTTCCCGAGGGCGGAGCGTGGGCCGAGATTCTCAATTCTGACGCCGTGAGCTACGGCGGCAGCGGCGTGGGCAATCTTGGCCGCGTCCAGGCGGAGCCGGTCCCGTACGGCGGCCTCGACTACTCGGTACGCGTGAGCGTTCCGCCGCTCGGCGCCGTGTTCTTCACCCCCGAGAGCAACGTGCGCCAATAACCATGCGAGCGTAGAAAAGAGGCTTGCAATCCCCGAAGGGTCGCAAGCCTCTTTTTCTCTGTGTTCTGTGCCTTCGCTCGGGGCTTCTAGAACATGAGGCGGCTGAGTTTCTTTCGTGCCTGGAGCACGCGGTCGTCCTCGGCTCCTACAACATCGAAGAGTTCGAGCAAGCGCGCGCGGATGCGATCCCGTTCGGCGGGGGTATCGCGGAAAGAGGTGAGAAGGCGCGCGAAGGCATCGTCCACGTGCCCACCGAGAAGGTCGAGGTCGGCGGCCATGAGCTGCGCGTCGGTGTCCTTCGGGTTCGCGGCGGCGGCCTCACGGCCTGCCTGCAACTCAACGTCCTGAGTCCGTCGCATGAGTGCGATCACCGCGAGCCCCTTCTTGGCCTCACTTTCGCCGGGATGCTCCTCGAGATAGGCGGTGAACGACGCCTCAGCACCGTCCATGTCGCCGCTTTCCATCGCCGAGTAGGCCTTCTCAAGTGCCTCGGGAAGCGCCGGCTGCTCGGCCTCCTCTCGCGGGGCTTCGGTGTGCATGCCTTCTTTCGCGGCGAGGGCGGCAAGCTCGTCCATCACGGGGGCAAGCTGTTCCTTCGTCACCACGCCTTCGAAAAGCGGCTGCACCTGCCCTTTCATGAGCAGCACTGCCGTGGGGAGGGACTGAACGCGAAGCGCCGCCGCAACACGCGGCTGCTGATCGGCATCGAGGATCGCGAGGCGAATCGTCCCGGCATGTTTCGCGATGACCGAACGGAGTTCGTCGGTAAAGGCCGCACCGCCGTTCACTCGCGCACTCGTCACGAAAAGGATCGTGAGGTGCTGCGCAGAATCCTTGATGAGGCTCTCGAGGTTCGCCTCGCTCACCGCTACTTCGCCCTCGAGCGGATCAGACGTGCCGCCGGTCTGGTTTTCTTTCTTGAGCGTGTTGAAGTCCATCACGCCATATGAGCTCGTCATCGTTTCTCCTTCGTCGTTCGCCTGGTTCTCGATCAGCTGCCAGAGACCGAGAGGAGGACCTTATAGGCCCCGATCGGCTGGATTTTTGCGCCAGATTCAGCCGCGGGGATGTGCAAGAGCACCGTGGTGCCGTAGGTGCGCACGAGTTCTTTTTCGAACTTCTTCGTGCCCGCGAGCTTCGTGTAGAGGTTGTCATCCGAGTACGAGATTGAACCGGAGTTCACGCTCACGCGACGAGTCGAGGTGAGGGTGCCCATCACGACGGCGCCTCCTTCGGCGGTCGCGAGGCCAAGGAACTCGCCCTCCTTGACCGCGTACTCCTCACGAACGGAGGCGACTTCATCCCAGTCCACCCCCTCGTTCATTTGCGCGCGCTCACCTTGAATTTCCGCGTGGGCGCTCTGCTGGAACGGGTCCTCGAGAATCAGGTCGTCAGGATCAGCGTTGTCATGCCCGTCGGTGAGAACAGCGGCGTACTTGGCAAACGCCTCCTTGGGCGTAAGCACGAGGCCTTGTTCCTCGAGGCCAACCTGCGTCGTTCCAGCCTCGGCACTCGGCACGGTCGGCATCTCAATACCGGCGGCCTGGCGCGCCCAACCCCACGAGGTGTATTCGGAGCGTGCGTCCTTTTGTTCGAGGCCAACGAAGAAACGCGCCTCGCCCGCGTTCGCCGCGTCGTCGACGAGCGCGAGCGCGTAGCGGGGGAAGCCTTCCGCTGTTGAGGAGATCGGTACCACTAGCGAGTCACTTGGGCGCTGGAGGGCGCTTTCGTGTTCGGGAACCTTCCCGATGATGTCGTATGTCGCGCGGCGGAACTCGGCGGCACTTCCCGAGATGCGCGGGGCGAGGAGATCGGCATTCTTCTCTCCGTCAGCCTTTTCAAGTGCACTCGCGTACTGCGTGAGGATCTCACCGAGCTTCGTTCCCGTGAGTTCAGGGGTGGGGCTCGCGAGTTTGGGGCCGGGATCGACCTTGGGCGGTTTTGTTTCGCTTCCGCATGCACTCAGCGCACCTGCGGCGGTGAGCGCGGTCAGCCCGAGGAGGCTGCGCCTCGAAAGTCCTGTCATCGTTCTTCCTCGATCGGTGTGGCAATAGGGTCGGTCATCGTGGTTGTGGCATTGCTTCCGTTGGCGCGCCTGCGGCCGGGGCGCACACTCGCGCCTCCCGCGCTGGTCTCGCTCTTATCGAGCTCGAGAGCCTTGAGCCGGTCGGTCACGTCATCGGGCGTGCCGCGGCGGCGGCCTGGACGCGTAACCGTCACGGGAGTATTCGCGGCGGTCGCCTCGACGGCTGGAGCGGGTTCGGAATCCTCCGCCGTTTCAGCAACAGCGGCTGCGGCAGGCTCGGTTTCCGTCTCCCGAGCCTCGACCGGCTCAGGTTCGTGGGATGCCTCAGCCTCAGGGGCCGGTTCCGGCTCGAGCACCCGCCCGGATTCAGCGGCAATCTGAGATTCGTGGGAGGCATCGGCCTCGGGGGTCAGCTCCGATTCGGCGGGCTCACCGGTTCCGACGCCTGCCTCCGCGACGCGTGAGCCCTGCGATGAGGTTTCTTGCACCGACGGCTCCTCCTCACCTGAAGCCTCCCCCGGGGTGGAGCTAGCGTCGGACTCTCCTTCGCCCTCGTTGAGAACGGGCCGGTCCCGCATCGCCTCTTCCAGCTCCAGATCACGCTCAGGACGCGAATTGAACGCGATGAGGAGCAGCACGAGACCGATGATGAGCAGCACGGCGCCGACGGCATACGCGTATGGCGTCCACGGGTTCGAGGCGTGAGACGGCCACGTAATCTGGACCTCGGTGATGGTCGAGGAATCGCTATCGTTCGCGAGGAGAATTGCCCGATACGGCTGGCGGTTCTTCGGATCGAGCTCCGCCTTCGACCAATCCTCGATGGCAAAGGTCTCTCCCGATTTTTTCTCCTCGACGTCGGACCACAGATCCGAGTTCTGGACGCCCTGGGTCCCCTCGCTCTGATCGGCATTCTCGGTGCTCGTGGCAAGGGTCGACCAGTTCGAAGCACCCGTGATCGCCGTGTACTTCGATTTCGCGAGGTATTCCTTCACGGTGCCTTCGGGGGCAGAAATCATGAAGAAGTCACCGCTCGACTTAATCGTCACGGTGCCTTTCTGCCCTCCCACGTACAGCACTCCGGGGTTGATCACGACCGCTGCCCCGGCATTATTGAAGCTTGCTTTCGCGGTGTGGTTCTCCTTTGGTGCCCACACGGTTTGGCCGGCCCATCCGAGCGCGAGTCCCGCAAGACCGAGGAGGATGAGGATGCCCGCTAGCCACTTTCGCACGAGGACACGACCTTTCGCTCTTCCGACGTCATGAATGCTGCGTTTCACAGTACCCACCTATTTTGTCGAAGTTTCCCTGCGATGGTCTGAAGGCCGCGTACGGTAGTGGGCAGACCAACACTTCATGTAAAGAGCGTTCAAAGACCCATCACGTAGGCTTTACCGGTGCGATTAGTTCTAGCGGAATGTTCTGTCAATTACGTCGGTCGGCTTACGGCGCACCTCCCGCGAGCCCCTCGGCTTCTCGTGGTGAAAGCTGACGGAAGTGTGCTCGTCCACTCCGACGGCGGCAGCTACAAACCCCTTAATTGGATGGCACCGCCGTGCACCCTCACGATCGAACCCGCCGAGGCTGAGGACGCCCTCGAAACGTGGAAGGTTACGCATAAGAAGACCGGTGACAGCCTTGAAATCACGGTGTTCGAGATTTTCGAGGACGTGAGCCGCGATCTCGGAATCGACCCTGGTCTCCAAAAGGCAGGCGTCGAGGCTCATCTGCAGGCGCTCCTCGCCGAAAACATGGCGAGCATCGGTGAGGGCTGGAAGCTCGTGCGCCGCGAATATCCCACCGCGATCGGCCCCGTGGACATCCTCGCCAAGAACCCCGAAGGCGAAACGGTCGCGATCGAAATCAAGCGACGCGGTGAAATCGACGGTGTGGAGCAGCTGACCCGCTACGTTGAGCTCCTTAACCGCGATCCGCTTCTCGCGCCCGTGACGGGAATGTTCGCCGCGCAAGAAATCAAGCCGCAAGCGCGCACGCTCGCGAAAGACCGCGGCTTCGAATGTCTCACCCTTGACTATGACGAACTTCGTGGAATCGACAACTCTGAATTGAGGCTCTTCTAAATGGTCACGCGCATCGACGGCACCGCCTTCCTTTCCGGCTCCTTCGTTCCGGATGCCGCGATCCTCCTCGAGGGCGACACGATCACCTACGCCGGCCCGGCACGTGGTGTGCCAAGCGGCCTCACCTTCGACGACCACGTGCGCCACGACGGCCTCATTCTCCCGGGGCTCGTGGACCTCCACTGCCACGGCGGCGGTGGATTCTCCTTCCCTGACACCGAGGACCCGGCGCAGGCGGCGCCGGCCATCGCGGAGCATCGCGCACACGGCACGACGAGCATTGTTGCCTCACTCGTGACCGCCGCGCAGGACACGCTCATGTCGAGGGTGCGCGCGCTACGGTCGCTCGTCGAGGCCGGAGAGCTGGCCGGAATTCACCTCGAAGGTCCTTTCATCTCCCGCGCTCGCAAGGGCGCTCACGACCCCCAGTTCATCGCTGAGGGGAACGCCGCGCGCACGCTCGAGCTGCTAGAGGAAGGCGGCGGCGCCATCGCGACCATGACAATCGCCCCCGAAGCCGATCTCGATGGCAGCGTGTCCCGCGCCCTCATCGCGCACGGCGCCCTCCCGAGCTATGGCCACACGGACTGCATCGGTGAGCAGATGGTCACCGCGATCCAGAGGGCTCAAGAAGAGCTGGCAAGCGTCGGACCTGTCGCCCGTTCCCTGAAGCCAACCGCCACCCACCTGTTCAATGCGATGCGCCCCATCCACCATCGCGACGCCGGCCCTGCATTCGCCGCCATCGACCAGGCCGCTGCCGGCACGGTCGTCGCCGAGCTCATCGCCGACGGCGTCCACACGTCCGCCGACACCGTGCGCTACACGTTCGACCTCATCGGCGACGGGCACATCATGCTCATCACCGACGCGATGGCCGCGACGGGAATGGCCGACGGCGACTACGTTCTGGGCTCGCTTCCCGTCACGGTCAAAGACGGCGTTGTAACCCTCACCGAAGGCGGCGCGATCGCGGGAGGCACCGCCCACCTACTCGACGTCGTACGCTTCGCCCACCTCGAGGCAGGCGTGCCTCTTGAGCGCGCTATTCTCGCCGCAACCGCAACCCCCGCGACGGTACTGGGACGCGACGATATCGGCGAGATTCGCGAAGGGGCTCGCTCCGATCTTGTGCTTGTGGAGAGCACCGGGCTCTCCCCCGAGCGCGTCATGCACGGCGGAACCTGGGTGCGCTAACCCCCGATACACGCAAAAGCCCCACCTGCACTCGGCAGGCGGGGCCTTTGTGAAAAAGTCTCGCGGACGCTTAAGCGGCGTCCCCCTCGAGCTCTGACGACGGAGTGGAACGCGCAAGAGCCGCCTCGCGGGCCGCTTCCTCGGTGAGGACCTCGTCGGCAACGACGTTCACGGCCTCGTCGTCAACGGAGCAGAAACCGCCCGTGACCTGGAACTCGTGCTTCGCTCCACCGACTTCGGTAATCACCACGGGGCCCTCGCTCAGGAGCGCAAGGTGCGGCTCCATGCCCGCCATGATGCCCATGGCACCATCGATGGCGTGCACCGA
The window above is part of the Dermabacter vaginalis genome. Proteins encoded here:
- the glgX gene encoding glycogen debranching protein GlgX, producing MTVPPPPTTPGLTVNAAGVGTYSIPAPRAERIDLCIFEGGDERRIPLPHVDAGVHWGAVEGLTEGTHYGLRAHGPWAPEQGLVFNPNKLLIDPYAHGIDHASSLLESMFAHTVDSGLRPVEPLQLDPHDNAASAIHSVVTRVSPERFDPSLRPRTSLRDTVIYEAHVRGFSKLNPHLPPELRGTYAGLAHEASTTYLRDLGITALELLPIHAALDEVHLTRLGLTNYWGYNTLSFFAPNPRYATKAAREMGPGAVLAEVQDMVNALHAAGIEVILDVVYNHTAEGAKDGPAVSFRGLDAREYYWQDSGHLADFTGTGNTFDARSPYVVDLVMRSLRFWANTVGVDGFRFDLATTLARTDHGFDPRHPLLTAMRTDPALAGIKLIAEPWDVGSFGWQTGNFPAGMSEWNDSFRDDIRGFWLSSNRELSEHGAPQHPYIRDLATRFAGSADVFRRADPHDLPRGRSMRSPLASINFVTAHDGFTLADLTTYNDKHNVDNGEDGRDGTDNNRSFHHGTEGPDTALDAVRDRSARNLLATLLTSAGVPMLTAGDERLRTQAGNNNAYCHDSALTWLSWESNERVERHLTFTKQAIAVRHLLSSLRPSTFFDEASLKDRDSGGITWLKGDASPMGHADWFNPERRHLSIAIPHRDGLTVVVMSNEQGPREVQLPASAWGAGPLRIALDSSLGGARLDVEHERLHLDGPTLVVVQSNGWRSSTSQAECADNLPAHPDKL
- a CDS encoding alpha-1,4-glucan--maltose-1-phosphate maltosyltransferase — protein: MTTGIGRIPITSVSPNVDGGRFPVKAVVGERVRVHATSFREGHDQMGMQLLVTDPEGETLRSPMVCTNPGLDHWEGSFRPDREGEWSYRVESFDAPYLTWAHNAEVKIAAGIDEELMCAEGVIVLRAALAEIAKKKRPKAHKARLEAAIDALTNTSLHPSARIAPAIAADMYEAMTEYPLRRWPTRSTKIAVRVERERALYGSWYEFFPRSEGARFDPERGGWVSGTFESSLPQLERIKRMGFDVAYLTPIHPIGTTHRKGRNNTLEALEGDPGSPYAIGSSDGGHEAIHPDLGTIEDFDRFVAHAKSLGLEVALDIALQCSPDHPWVKEHPEWFVVRADGSIAYAENPPKKYQDIYPLSFDTDYRGLYNAIRDVLEYWISHGVTLFRVDNPHTKPVRFWEELLAEFRETHPEVLFLAEAFTKPAMMHTLAKVGYHQSYTYFAWRHSPEELREYMEELKASAHYMRPSFWPTTHDILTPFMSNGGWNAFRLRAILAATLSPTWGIYSGFELVESAPRPGAQENIDNEKYEYKPRDYEGALNSGRSLEPLLTRLNEVRRAHPALQTLTTTRFHGSDDDRVLVFSKHVEGRDTENGLDDTIIVVSMTEAQGGTSTWVHIDTEALNIHSDYMVEDLLTGEQFLWDRDNYVELSADYRPAHILRVIRY
- the glgB gene encoding 1,4-alpha-glucan branching protein GlgB, giving the protein MSATTPLLPASEHELGSVATGSYYSPHSILGLHEYEGGYTIRTLKPFADKVEALVRLENGERLEIELAHEYNGIFSGAFEAPDSPIVLHRLRVTWPGGGTEIVDDPYRFLPTISDFDLHLIREGRHEELWRALGAHVRTLDGIQGTSFTVWAPNAAAVQVIGDFNGWNGRRTSMRSLGDSGVWEIFLPGVRAGAVYKFRILGADKVWREKADPMARLAEVPPATGSVVVDSDFEWSDDAFLAERAAKNPLESQMSIYEVHLASWRPYTSYRDVAEPLVEYVKGMGYTHVEFLPLAEHPFGGSWGYQVTGYYAPTSRLGHPDDLRYLINALHEAGIGVIMDWVPAHFPKDEWALARFDGTALYEHADPRKGEHPDWGTYIFDLGRTEVRNFLVANACYWLEEFHVDGLRVDAVASMLYLDYSRNEGEWIPNEYGGRENLEAIDFLKEVNATAYKRAPGITMIAEESTSFPGVTKPTDQGGLGFGFKWNMGFMHDTLEYLGQDPIYRQYRHHELTFAMVYQYSENFILPISHDEVVHGKAPLLRKAPGDDWQQAANLRAYLSLMWAHPGKQLLFMGCDFAQGTEWNENQALPFWLLDFPLHQGVNDYVRDLNRVQRTYPALFELDQEGAGFRWLDADAAGHNLVAFARYDREGNPVVAIINFSPEPWRAFRIGLPEGGAWAEILNSDAVSYGGSGVGNLGRVQAEPVPYGGLDYSVRVSVPPLGAVFFTPESNVRQ
- a CDS encoding tetratricopeptide repeat protein translates to MTSSYGVMDFNTLKKENQTGGTSDPLEGEVAVSEANLESLIKDSAQHLTILFVTSARVNGGAAFTDELRSVIAKHAGTIRLAILDADQQPRVAAALRVQSLPTAVLLMKGQVQPLFEGVVTKEQLAPVMDELAALAAKEGMHTEAPREEAEQPALPEALEKAYSAMESGDMDGAEASFTAYLEEHPGESEAKKGLAVIALMRRTQDVELQAGREAAAANPKDTDAQLMAADLDLLGGHVDDAFARLLTSFRDTPAERDRIRARLLELFDVVGAEDDRVLQARKKLSRLMF
- the nucS gene encoding endonuclease NucS gives rise to the protein MRLVLAECSVNYVGRLTAHLPRAPRLLVVKADGSVLVHSDGGSYKPLNWMAPPCTLTIEPAEAEDALETWKVTHKKTGDSLEITVFEIFEDVSRDLGIDPGLQKAGVEAHLQALLAENMASIGEGWKLVRREYPTAIGPVDILAKNPEGETVAIEIKRRGEIDGVEQLTRYVELLNRDPLLAPVTGMFAAQEIKPQARTLAKDRGFECLTLDYDELRGIDNSELRLF
- a CDS encoding N-acetylglucosamine-6-phosphate deacetylase; this translates as MVTRIDGTAFLSGSFVPDAAILLEGDTITYAGPARGVPSGLTFDDHVRHDGLILPGLVDLHCHGGGGFSFPDTEDPAQAAPAIAEHRAHGTTSIVASLVTAAQDTLMSRVRALRSLVEAGELAGIHLEGPFISRARKGAHDPQFIAEGNAARTLELLEEGGGAIATMTIAPEADLDGSVSRALIAHGALPSYGHTDCIGEQMVTAIQRAQEELASVGPVARSLKPTATHLFNAMRPIHHRDAGPAFAAIDQAAAGTVVAELIADGVHTSADTVRYTFDLIGDGHIMLITDAMAATGMADGDYVLGSLPVTVKDGVVTLTEGGAIAGGTAHLLDVVRFAHLEAGVPLERAILAATATPATVLGRDDIGEIREGARSDLVLVESTGLSPERVMHGGTWVR
- a CDS encoding F0F1 ATP synthase subunit epsilon — its product is MKVNFVSAEGSIWEGEAEYVSVHAIDGAMGIMAGMEPHLALLSEGPVVITEVGGAKHEFQVTGGFCSVDDEAVNVVADEVLTEEAAREAALARSTPSSELEGDAA